The following coding sequences are from one Zalophus californianus isolate mZalCal1 chromosome 15, mZalCal1.pri.v2, whole genome shotgun sequence window:
- the UTF1 gene encoding undifferentiated embryonic cell transcription factor 1: MLLRPRRPPPPALPAPASPASPDPELRPAGGAPGTPPGRPASPGALAAPASPASPGLPGAPVSPGSAQRTPWSARETELLLGTLLQPAVWRALLLDRRQALPTYRRVSAALARQQVRRTPAQCRRRYKFLKDKLRDAQGQPPGPFDAQIRELMGLLGDNGHRRGRRRSPGPGRPPRGRRPAPAAPLSPAEPDVPPPPAARDHDADPAWTLRFSPTPPKSADTPRVSGSPTALSTVAPAPGRPEDHAPFRAPGSPPSPALDAVREDPDSPPSRPEDHASPQSAPPSLNAALLQTLGHLGDIVAILGPLRDQLLTLNQHVEQLRGSFDQTVSLAVGFILGSAAAERGVLADRRE, translated from the exons ATGCTGCTCCGGCCGAGGCGGCCGCCCCCGCCCGCACTCCCCGCGCCCGCATCGCCAGCCAGCCCGGACCCCGAGCTGCGGCCGGCCGGGGGCGCCCCGGGGACCCCGCCCGGGCGGCCCGCCTCGCCCGGCGCGCTGGCGGCGCCCGCGTCCCCCGCTTCCCCCGGACTCCCTGGCGCGCCCGTGTCCCCGGGCTCGGCGCAGCGCACGCCCTGGAGCGCCCGCGAGACGGAGCTGCTGCTGGGCACGCTGCTGCAGCCGGCCGTGTGGCGCGCGCTGCTGCTGGACCGCCGCCAGGCGCTCCCCACCTACCGCCGCGTGTCGGCCGCACTGGCCCGCCAGCAGGTGCGGCGCACGCCCGCGCAGTGCCGCCGCCGCTACAAGTTCCTTAAGGACAAGCTCCGCGACGCTCAGGGCCAGCCGCCCGGGCCCTTCGACGCGCAGATCCGCGAGCTCATGGGGCTGCTGGGCGACAACGGACACCGACGCGGCCGCCGCCGGTCCCCGGGGCCCGGGCGCCCCCCGCGCGGACGCCGCCCGGCCCCCGCCGCGCCCCTCTCGCCCGCCGAGCCAG ACGTCCCGCCGCCGCCGGCCGCCCGCGACCACGACGCAGACCCGGCCTGGACGCTCAGGTTCAGCCCGACCCCACCCAAGTCTGCGGACACCCCCCGAGTTTCCGGCTCCCCGACGGCGCTCTCCACGGTCGCCCCCGCGCCGGGCCGCCCCGAAGACCACGCGCCTTTCCGCGCCCCGGGATCCCCGCCGTCACCGGCCCTGGACGCCGTCCGGGAGGACCCCGACTCTCCGCCCAGCCGCCCCGAGGACCACGCGTCCCCGCAGTCCGCGCCCCCGTCGCTGAACGCCGCCCTTCTGCagaccctggggcacctgggcgacATCGTGGCCATCCTGGGCCCGCTGCGCGACCAGCTGTTGACCCTGAACCAGCACGTGGAGCAGCTGCGGGGCTCCTTCGACCAGACCGTGTCCCTGGCGGTGGGCTTCATCTTAGGCAGCGCGGCCGCCGAGCGAGGCGTCCTGGCCGACCGGCGAGAGTGA